The DNA region atttagatttgattaataatttatgatttatgatttCCAATTTAGGATAACACCGTCACacctttttgttttgtttaactTTACAATGGTATgaataataaactaaacatggaaattatttgtaaatatatatataaaaaaatattcttcaatAGATACTTCAATTTTACGCTTCTATCCTTTAATTATCTAAACAATATGTCGATAAAAGTATCATCGAACCTCTTTTGAATCAGATAGCATTTTAACCTTTATATTATCAAGTGtcatttcatcttcattttggCTTTTATAGGAATACATAATATGCTTTGTTACAGGCAGTGGCTAGAGAGAGTTAGGGCCGGTAATCATTTACGTTGAAAAGTAAAATGCTTATTAATTCGTCAGACGTGACATCAGGGGTCAGGCGACAGATATGCATTATTGCCAGCAACAACCGTCAAGGGGTGGACATGTTGTCTCGGACTCGACCACTTCATTAAAGACTGAAGAAACAAAGCATTTTTGTCCATTTTCCACAAGAAAATCTAGACTAAAATAATGGAagaaagacaaaacaaaaaggagaagGAATTCTGGGGTCCCCGATGGCAATGGGGTTATATTCATGGACATACAAACAGAATACGCAGTGCCCACGTAATAGTAGCAAAGTTGATTATCATAACACAAAGAAAGTTGATTATTTGGACTAATTCAGCCTCACCACCGTCTGGTTGATCTTTAATTTTTCagccaaaattattatatttttcaacgCATGGCAATAATGTCTTGTGCAGCAGGGTTGAGACGTAATGTTGACACTTCTGATTCAATCACTTTGAGACTAATcaaggagaaaaaaatgtaCAAATGTGTCACTATAATTTGAAGCAACTTTCTTTGTCGtatcttggaaaaaaaaaaacgactTGTAGAAACATACAAAGcgtccaaaaaaagaaaataataaattataatgtgaAATAGAAAAGATTGGTCCATCAATTCAACTCTCAAAATATatgcattttctttttgggGTTAACAAGATCCACACAGCACATGCTGGTTAGGAGGAGCGAGAAGCCGTAGGTCACGTGATAATCAGGCTGTCTATACAGTCGATTATGATTATTTCTAGCAGAGATTTGGCAATAAATATAGGATTTTATTGGTTCGTAATTTTTGTCGTCAAGTAAGTAAGTACATTTGTCTTGGACTCAATAAAGAATTGagataaagtttaatttaatttattcacgAGGtcatatctaatttaaaatatttaattgaatagtCTAGTCTAATTGTAATGGAATAATTTAAGGAAGATGCACCGTGACTTTTGTCACATTACATTTCATAATTTACGATCACTTTTCTATGCAATAATTTCTAAGAAACTGACAGCTATGGCAGCTAGCTGGGGTGGAGaaggaaaaattattcaatcaatcaCGTTCCAttccaataaaaaaagaaaaaggaggaTGGATGGATACGAAGACAAACTGTATACATGTGGCCGTGGAGATTCACAATTACTTCCCAAGATGTCGCCATTGATTCTCAGGAATCAACAAACACACATAtatttccaaaaagaaaaacaagaatgaTGTAAAAGTGCAAATTGTTCTCCGTCATTCGATTCGCCGAAGAACATGAAGTTTTCGGGTTGCCAGGAACCACATAACACATATCTTTAAGTGTTAATAAAGTCAGacagatttttgttttttcaagaCACAATAAGATATTGGGAGCAACAAGTTATTGTACCGGTCGAAGAGACCTCAGAAGTCAGCTCACCTCCCACGTGAAGATGCTGATTGTGGACCTGCACATCTGATAATTTACGGGTCTGAAACTGCCGGTGGGTGGGCTTTTACGAGAATAGCAAGTTTACCACAAACTCAAACGTCAACGTCATTAGTGTCAGTGGACGTTATTTCTCTGTGCCTTACAACTATTTTTAGAATGTCCCAAGGCTTGGGCTATCGTGAACAGCGGGCTTTTTATTGAACCCAACAATTCTTAGCTCATTAGGTCATTTACCTTTTCTCTAGTGGGCTCAGTTAGTCCAGGCCTAAAATCTCTTCTACCATTTCAAAATATTAGCATCGTTAATTCATGATCCATGATTCACAACTCGCACTAGTGGTCTGAGCATATTCGTATAATATTGTTGGAATGGAAATATCTAGAGCCTTTTAAGAAGTATTACAAGAGACGCTTATATAAGCCTTTGGTTAGTTGTTGTGTCCATAAAGTCTCAAAGCGGTTGCCTGTATTTAGGGTTTTACAGATTTATTCCATTTCTATACACAATGAGGTAAGCTCTTGAGCTCTTCTCTCTCGTAGATTTTACGCGATGCGATATTGTTTCTCTTTCTCAGACATTGCGGTTCTACTTATTTACGATTATGCCACCTTTATTTGACTAGCGTTTTCCTTCTGTTTAATTTGTACGATAATCAGTTAATATTCCCTTTGCTAATACTTGGCTCACTAAGGTTCAACTGCTATTTTACTTCATTTTGTGAAATATGGCCAATCTAAAGGCATTTTCTGTGATGTGTTGGTCGAGTTAGGGCTTTTTGATCTGGTGTGTATTTTATGCATTGATTTGTATCATTCTACTAGCAGTTGCACgctacagtttttttttttttttttttatagattggATTATTAGCTTGAATTCAGTCTTTTCTTTCgctgtttgattttttaatatattttacagGATGAGACAGTGTCGAAATATAAacagtttaataataaaatagttatctTGACACATAGTAGAAGAAGATTACTGGACAATCACATTAGAGTAGCTTATCCTGTCTACAAATGAATTCTTATGAAAGTTGCTGTATGGATTAGTATGTGTAATCATGGTTGTTTGGTGTTGGTGTAATGTAAGTTGTTATGTCTTTCCAGTTTACATTTGGTTTAATCTGCATGCAAATTATACATTTATGATTTGTTGTTGTGGGTCTTGTACCTGTTTCTCCaaatcaaatcttttattgGTTTAATAAGGGTCCATAGCTTAGACAATATTTGTATCTCTGTATTTTAACATCTTTTTGGGTTTTCCTTTCTTTGAATAtgctttatatatattgtaGCCGTGTACCGGAGGTGAAGTGGGCCCAAAGGCAAGACAAGGTTTTCATTACTGTTCTGTTACCTGACTCAAAAAATGCAAAAGTCAATCTTGAGCCAGAGGGAGTGTTTACTTTCTCTGCTAGTGCAGGAGCAGAAAACAACCTTTATGAGATTAAATTGGAACTTTTCGATAAGGTCAATGTGGAGGTAAGATGTTGCTTCTATCATACTTCAATGGTAATGTTTTATTGATGTGATAGGTTGTTTGATAGTAATTAGGTCTACAATGTTCATGTGGAAAATATGTAGAAAAGAGTGActtaatatgatgatatattccTCCGGGATATCTagttaattttgaaatgcatttgTCTTGGTCTCTAGTCATCAGACCTGGCCTACTAGCCTGCTGACCTAGCCCTTGAATTCCAGCCAGTCTACCTAATGAAAATTCCAGATTTCAGCAGTTACATATTTCCCAACAATTTGACCACAAAAACATAGATCGACTTAATCTGATGAATTTTTCCAGTGGAATAAccagtaatttaattaattttactatgaaacaataatatgtatcaAGAACtaaagatttaacaaataaaatcattaatattgttGCTCAGACTCAACAAGTGTTGAGTGAACTAACTAAGACAGGGTTTTTATATTACTGTATGCTAGTAGTTGAAATTATTGTCATATCGGACAATTTGGTTTCATGGTTCTCAGATATTTTTGTGATGTGTCTTacattttttgtttctaattgGTTTAGGAAAGTAAAATTAATATCGGAGTAAGAAGCATATTCTGCATTTTGGAGAAGGCAGAGAAGGGATGGTGGAAGAAGCTATTACGTGGAGATGGCAAGGCACCGCATTATGTCAAAGTTGATTGGGACAAATGGgtggatgaagatgaagataatgGTATGCACTATATGCCTCTTTGAATTATATGTTTTGCTCCTGATATCTTGTTTGGGTTATGAATGATGATATCATTGAGAAATTTACTAGTGTTTCTGCTTTTCTTTATTAGGTCTAGGTGATTTGGATCTTGGAGGGATGGACTTTTCGGTATGGTTTTAATAACTCATGAACATTGCTGTTTTGAACATTTCACTGGAATATTTCCTCctaattttttctctattttctgcAGAACTTTGGTGGCATGGGCGGCATGGGCGGCATGGGTGGCATGGGCGGCATGGGCGGCATGGGTGGCATGGGTGATGATGGAATGGGTGACATTGAAGATAGTGATGATGAAGGTAAGGATGCCATAAGTCTTTTTTAGTGGATTTGCTATAATCTTCATCATTTCCTAAAGGGATTGGGGTGTCTTATAGTACTTGTTCTGTCATAAATCACGTGGGTTAGATACAAACAACATATCATGATAGTGCTAAATAGACTGTTGAAAGTATGTTACAGACCCAGCCAAAACTGTATTTGGTGTGTGTTTCTTGA from Mangifera indica cultivar Alphonso chromosome 8, CATAS_Mindica_2.1, whole genome shotgun sequence includes:
- the LOC123223543 gene encoding uncharacterized protein Os08g0359500-like isoform X4 — protein: MSRVPEVKWAQRQDKVFITVLLPDSKNAKVNLEPEGVFTFSASAGAENNLYEIKLELFDKVNVEESKINIGVRSIFCILEKAEKGWWKKLLRGDGKAPHYVKVDWDKWVDEDEDNGLGDLDLGGMDFSNFGGMGGMGGMGGMGGMGGMGGMGDDGMGDIEDSDDEDPGEQGIGTASEETKPDKEGENSEANKEAASST
- the LOC123223543 gene encoding uncharacterized protein Os08g0359500-like isoform X1, with the translated sequence MSRVPEVKWAQRQDKVFITVLLPDSKNAKVNLEPEGVFTFSASAGAENNLYEIKLELFDKVNVEESKINIGVRSIFCILEKAEKGWWKKLLRGDGKAPHYVKVDWDKWVDEDEDNGLGDLDLGGMDFSNFGGMGGMGGMGGMGGMGGMGGMGDDGMGDIEDSDDEEVADPGEQGIGTASEETKPDKEGENSEANKEAASST
- the LOC123223543 gene encoding uncharacterized protein OsI_027940-like isoform X5, producing MSRVPEVKWAQRQDKVFITVLLPDSKNAKVNLEPEGVFTFSASAGAENNLYEIKLELFDKVNVEESKINIGVRSIFCILEKAEKGWWKKLLRGDGKAPHYVKVDWDKWVDEDEDNGLGDLDLGGMDFSNFGGMGGMGGMGDDGMGDIEDSDDEEVADPGEQGIGTASEETKPDKEGENSEANKEAASST
- the LOC123223543 gene encoding uncharacterized protein Os08g0359500-like isoform X3, whose protein sequence is MSRVPEVKWAQRQDKVFITVLLPDSKNAKVNLEPEGVFTFSASAGAENNLYEIKLELFDKVNVEESKINIGVRSIFCILEKAEKGWWKKLLRGDGKAPHYVKVDWDKWVDEDEDNGLGDLDLGGMDFSNFGGMGGMGGMGGMGGMGGMGGMGDDGMGDIEDSDDEADPGEQGIGTASEETKPDKEGENSEANKEAASST
- the LOC123223543 gene encoding uncharacterized protein Os08g0359500-like isoform X2; amino-acid sequence: MSRVPEVKWAQRQDKVFITVLLPDSKNAKVNLEPEGVFTFSASAGAENNLYEIKLELFDKVNVEESKINIGVRSIFCILEKAEKGWWKKLLRGDGKAPHYVKVDWDKWVDEDEDNGLGDLDLGGMDFSNFGGMGGMGGMGGMGGMGGMGGMGDDGMGDIEDSDDEVADPGEQGIGTASEETKPDKEGENSEANKEAASST
- the LOC123223543 gene encoding uncharacterized protein OsI_027940-like isoform X6 produces the protein MSRVPEVKWAQRQDKVFITVLLPDSKNAKVNLEPEGVFTFSASAGAENNLYEIKLELFDKVNVEESKINIGVRSIFCILEKAEKGWWKKLLRGDGKAPHYVKVDWDKWVDEDEDNGLGDLDLGGMDFSNFGGMGGMGGMGDDGMGDIEDSDDEVADPGEQGIGTASEETKPDKEGENSEANKEAASST
- the LOC123223543 gene encoding uncharacterized protein Os08g0359500-like isoform X7; this encodes MSRVPEVKWAQRQDKVFITVLLPDSKNAKVNLEPEGVFTFSASAGAENNLYEIKLELFDKVNVEESKINIGVRSIFCILEKAEKGWWKKLLRGDGKAPHYVKVDWDKWVDEDEDNGLGDLDLGGMDFSNFGGMGGMGGMGDDGMGDIEDSDDEDPGEQGIGTASEETKPDKEGENSEANKEAASST